The genome window TTATAGTTACAAATATTCCAACAAACAAcaattttctatttcaatttctcAGAAACCAAACATGTTGTTTACTAAGATACATTTTCTgtttcaaaagagaaagaagaagaaaaaaaggacaaatttccaaaaaaaacaaaggaaagaaagaaagatagaaaaatgcatgaaaatctGTACGCAACGTAAGAAATGGAAAAAGGGCAGCTGAGCTGAGCTGTGCACAACTCAAACAAAACGCCATTAGTCCGTACAATCCTTCACTCAATGAGTATGGAGTCGCTGCGTCTTTGTATCGTATCCGTATCTTCCTAATTAAACCCTTCTTATAGCAACTTGCATCTCTTTCTATATAAAAAACGAAAAAATCTTCAATCTTTTGAGCGTTTCATTGATACCCAAACTCCGGCGTAAAATTTTCCACTCTCGCAACCCCTCCGCCGCCGTAAAacctctcttcttctccttcaggAAATACCCGTAAGATtaaattctaaatatataaaggTATGCCTGAAATTGCCTCCAAGAATTTTCCAAAGCATCTTTCTTTTACGCTTTCTTTTTTAATCTTGTGATTCTTGGGTTCTGGGTTGTGAAAATTTCGGGTGGGAACGATAAAGTCGAGAGCTTTAAGCTTTAAGCCCTTTGTTCTTGTTTTATTGCCTGGGATGGAACccatttttctttgatttactgttttggttttctttttctGGGCATTCAATCGAGAGAAAATGTAGATTTCTTATGTGGTTGCATTTTCTTTTCGTTTCAGTTTTCCTTTCTCTTGGATTGCTTTTAATTTTCTCGGCGGCCATTTAGGTTTTAGTTTTGGATCGgagtttttaaatttcatgcaCTCTTTTTCTGCGTTTTTTTAAAGCTATACTGTTCATGTTTAGGAGATGAAGGGTGTCTTGAAAAGGAGTTGTCTGTACAAGTgtatatgatattttatttcacTGAACTGACTGTTCATCactagtcaattttttttttcttttttctagtGAGATTTGTCCTATATGAAGATGGTAAGAGTTAACAGCTTTTCTGAAACTCTTCTCTGTTTTTAGATTGTAGCTGTTGGTTAAGTCAATTTCAGATAATCAGATGTCAGATCCCAAAGTGTTTTTGATGTTAAATTGTGGTGTGTTCTCACAGTCTATGGTTCTTAATTTTGGTCTGTTTAAGTGattcataatttctttttcccAATACAAGATTTGTGTTTTTGGTTTTAATGGCAGTTTAATTTTCATGTTGCTGTATAAATCTTGTATAAATTAAGGATGTAGGGTGGAGGCAGGGAGATGAGATTGAGGCCTGGTTTAGTTGATTTTGTTCTGAAGGGAGTAGAAAGGCGCTAAAAGAATGAACAAAAATTGGTAGGCGTTTTGATCACCAATTAGTTTAACCGAACATGTCAAGGCAAGCTCATCTTCCGCCTCGCTGTCCCCTTCAGAAGAAAACCATTGCTTGCCCGAATCAGGGCCCCGTTTCCCCGACTTTGCACAAAGACAACCGGTTTCGTCCTCAGCACCATAAGTCTGCTTCTCAAAGCTTGATCATAGATGAGCAACCGGCATGGCTTGAGGAACTGCTGTGTGAGTCTGAATCAAATGGTTGTGGGGTTTTACACAGGCGGTCTGCTAGCGACTCTTTGACACTGTTGGATGGTATTCTTCCGTTGCCAAACCTAAATAAACTTGACGAGGCAGAAGAATCTGGAGGTGGTTGTGGTGAACCTGATGATTGTCTTTATGGTCCTAACTCCCCTCGAGGAAAAAGCAAAGTGACCTTTCCAGATAATGCCATCGTCTCAGCCCTATCAGAATACGTTTCTCAAAATGCCTTGCAGTGTTCAGATTGGAGTCTTTCTTTTCCTGAAACTGCACAGCAGGATCCAGCCGGGGATACCAGTGGCTCCACTGGTGAGAACAATATGGAGGCAAAACCGGTTAAGAGGTTAGAATCTTGACTCTCATGTTTCTTATGTCATGGTGAATCTATGTTATTATTATCACTTTTTCTCTATTTCCCTTAAAACATCCCCGCAATTACTGTTTATTGCATTCTAATTTCCTTTTGGTCATAAACATGGTATCCTCAATCATAGCTATGAATTTCTTATTCAAGTTTCTTTTAATCCATGTTTGATTACATTATCTGCCTCAGCCTGTGTAtcatataataatgtaatttaaactTTATAGACATGAAAAGAGCGAACTCCTGAGGTCATGTTTTGCAAGTGTTTATTTATTGATTGTCTAACTTTCGGATTGAATAATGCTTAGTATATAAGCATTCGGACCGTTATATTGCTCCTTATACTTAAGGTGTGCACGATAGggagaaatttttaaaatagagtTAATGAAGGTCAATTGTGAATACTTACAAAATGTCTATTTGTCTCGTGTCATTtcagttacttttttttttttttttttctcatcaaCAGGCAGCTCTCATGTCATCATTTCAATTGATGATGCTACCATGATGTATTCTCTTCTCTTTACTGTCAGAAAATTCTTTCATATTTTTGAAATGCTTTGGCTACCacatttctttgattttaataGTTCGGCTGTAAATTATTTGATGCCCATCCCCTATTCTGATTTGGGCAGCAGCAAAATTGTTACTATCAAAATATCTTCTGTATGCTCTGAGTCTAGCGATACAGTTGCTGCTAGAACTGTTATTTTGGAGTGAAAAGTTGGGAATCTGACCATATCACGGAATATTATGTGCAGGCACCCTGGGCAGAGGTCGAGAGTCCGTAAACTCCAATACATTGCTGAACTAGAAAGAACAGTTGACACTTTACAGGTATTTGACTCCTTGTTATGGAAATGTCACATTGCATTAACCTAGTATGATGCATTAACTAATTTGTCAATCCTTGTGTGCTAAAAGTGAAATCCCTCACCGTAGGGCCCCCACACCCTGGCTTTACAGGAATTGTGGAAGAGttaaatcatggtaacttagTGGCTCGGAGGACCCAATATCTGGTGCCTACAAAGAGCCACCCCCACAAGAGGAACTAAGTTGCCAATCCTTTATTGTGGGAAGGGAGAGGTGGTGGGTGGGTGGGNNNNNNNNNNNNNNNNNNNNNNNNNNNNNNNNNNNNNNNNNNNNNNNNNNNNNNNNNNNNNNNNNNNNNNNNNNNNNNNNNNNNNNNNNNNNNNNNNNNNNNNNNNNNNNNNNNNNNN of Ipomoea triloba cultivar NCNSP0323 chromosome 3, ASM357664v1 contains these proteins:
- the LOC116013532 gene encoding basic leucine zipper 6 → MSRQAHLPPRCPLQKKTIACPNQGPVSPTLHKDNRFRPQHHKSASQSLIIDEQPAWLEELLCESESNGCGVLHRRSASDSLTLLDGILPLPNLNKLDEAEESGGGCGEPDDCLYGPNSPRGKSKVTFPDNAIVSALSEYVSQNALQCSDWSLSFPETAQQDPAGDTSGSTGENNMEAKPVKRHPGQRSRVRKLQYIAELERTVDTLQTLRSDLAAKVASLLQQHIALSLENSELKQKLIQIQQEKLLVDAQYCSLRKELERQVAAPKLQGKFRARGAETSWQMLDFGKLDLN